Proteins from a single region of Flavobacterium sp. K5-23:
- a CDS encoding RidA family protein codes for MLLLSVCNYSYSQESLYNYDVEQRIVELGIDLQAHNTISSTKIESTTRSGNLVYTSGKVPVLPNGEKVTGKLGQDLTIEQGYAAARLVAISHLVALKAEIGDLNKIVKIIKVLGLVNATADFTDHSKVINGYTDLMIEIFGERGRHARTAVGMASLPLNFACEIEAIVEVID; via the coding sequence TTGTTACTGCTTTCAGTATGTAATTATTCATATAGTCAAGAAAGTCTTTACAACTATGATGTAGAACAAAGAATAGTGGAATTAGGCATAGACCTTCAAGCTCATAACACCATATCTTCAACAAAAATTGAATCAACGACGAGAAGTGGTAATCTTGTGTACACATCAGGAAAAGTACCTGTTTTGCCTAATGGAGAGAAAGTTACAGGAAAACTAGGTCAAGATTTGACAATAGAGCAAGGTTATGCAGCCGCTAGACTTGTGGCCATTAGTCATTTAGTTGCCCTGAAAGCTGAGATAGGCGACTTAAACAAAATTGTAAAAATAATTAAGGTCCTAGGTCTTGTTAATGCAACTGCTGATTTTACAGATCATTCAAAGGTTATCAATGGCTATACTGATTTAATGATTGAAATATTTGGAGAAAGAGGACGACACGCAAGAACCGCTGTAGGAATGGCATCATTACCATTAAATTTTGCTTGTGAAATAGAAGCTATTGTAGAAGTAATTGATTAA
- a CDS encoding M23 family metallopeptidase, translated as MKYTILITIFLSFVACNKNTSSKHQSLESDTEIQKKLKYSGLPIEANVSFLSDLIKTNNTTQLIYELNILNNYKVPFTLKKVEIYDLKEDGNLIASFDSNYIDEHFERPGSDDLDDLKVLSNNQFGILNLELVFKQGQPIPKKVYHKLHFEGQNKKGETVIIPIEVAVIKIPEITKVTLGLPFNKKGKWLYEAAESHQASRFLTEGKATYPQRFAIDWIFLGNNGCFAENDIKHNKNWKSYGIELISVADGTIVGIKDGIIENVPLSEDMAVRITRETIGGNYIIIDIGNNLYAVYGHLIPNSLKVKIGDKVKKGQLIGLLGNSGNSDCPHLHFHLETKSNAFFGGEGMPYLIKDFIDLRKYSGEEVKNFFKGNSVSMDSLRPTEKHNELPIGYGLIEIK; from the coding sequence ATGAAATACACAATCTTAATAACTATTTTTCTCTCTTTTGTTGCTTGTAATAAAAACACAAGTTCAAAACATCAAAGTCTCGAAAGCGATACGGAAATTCAAAAAAAACTAAAATATTCCGGATTGCCTATTGAAGCCAATGTTTCTTTTTTAAGCGACCTCATAAAAACAAATAATACCACTCAATTAATTTATGAATTAAATATTTTAAATAATTACAAAGTTCCTTTCACTTTAAAAAAAGTAGAAATATATGATCTAAAAGAGGATGGTAACCTAATAGCTTCATTCGATTCAAATTATATTGACGAACATTTTGAAAGACCCGGCAGTGATGATTTAGATGATTTAAAAGTTTTATCAAACAACCAATTTGGAATTTTAAATTTGGAGCTTGTTTTCAAGCAAGGGCAACCTATTCCGAAAAAAGTATATCATAAGCTCCATTTTGAAGGACAAAATAAAAAAGGAGAGACGGTAATAATTCCAATCGAAGTTGCCGTAATAAAAATTCCTGAAATCACAAAAGTTACATTAGGATTACCATTTAACAAAAAAGGCAAATGGCTTTACGAAGCAGCGGAAAGTCACCAAGCCAGTAGGTTTCTAACAGAAGGAAAAGCGACCTATCCTCAAAGATTTGCAATAGACTGGATATTTTTAGGGAATAATGGGTGTTTTGCAGAAAATGATATTAAACATAATAAAAACTGGAAGAGCTATGGTATTGAATTAATATCAGTTGCAGACGGAACAATTGTAGGCATAAAAGATGGAATAATAGAAAATGTACCGCTCTCTGAAGATATGGCTGTACGAATTACAAGAGAAACCATTGGTGGAAACTATATTATCATTGATATTGGAAACAACCTTTATGCTGTTTACGGACATTTAATTCCAAACAGTCTTAAGGTGAAAATTGGGGATAAAGTAAAAAAAGGACAGCTAATAGGTTTATTAGGAAATAGTGGAAATTCTGATTGCCCACATTTGCATTTTCATTTAGAAACCAAAAGTAATGCGTTTTTTGGTGGAGAAGGAATGCCTTATCTCATTAAAGATTTTATAGATTTAAGAAAATATTCTGGTGAAGAAGTTAAGAATTTTTTCAAAGGCAATAGCGTGTCTATGGACTCATTAAGACCAACTGAAAAACATAATGAATTGCCAATTGGATATGGGTTAATCGAAATAAAATAA